One Candidatus Hinthialibacter antarcticus DNA window includes the following coding sequences:
- the carB gene encoding carbamoyl-phosphate synthase large subunit: MPRRDDIHKILVIGSGPIVIGQACEFDYSGTQGCKALREEGYEVVLVNSNPATIMTDPEFGDRTYVEPIIPQALERIIETERPDCLLPTLGGQTALNAAVSLFDAGILDKYNVELIGAKMPAIRKAEDREEFKEAMTKIGLDLPKSAFVSNMQEALDAIDEIGFPVIIRPSFTMGGSGAGTAYNREEYEETVRWGLECSPVHTILVEESALGWKEYELEVMRDLKDNVVIICSIENFDPMGVHTGDSITVAPAQTLTDKEYQLMRDASIDIIREIGVETGGSNIQFAVNPDDGRMVVIEMNPRVSRSSALASKATGFPIAKIAAKLAVGFTLDEIPNDITRETPASFEPTIDYVVTKIPRWAFEKLPGANPTLGTQMKSVGEAMSIGRTFKESLQKGLRSLEIDRYGLGADGKDKFIFHDSGHPRYRKKSDAAMRREIEEKLTVPNPDRMFYLRYAFQAGYSIDDIFELTKIDRWFLANLEEIIAMEDELRSMKDEVQAFL, translated from the coding sequence ATGCCGCGCCGCGACGATATACATAAAATATTGGTGATTGGCTCCGGCCCGATTGTGATCGGGCAGGCGTGCGAGTTTGATTATTCTGGAACCCAGGGCTGTAAGGCGCTTCGTGAAGAAGGCTATGAGGTGGTGTTGGTCAACAGCAACCCCGCCACCATTATGACCGACCCTGAATTCGGCGACCGCACCTACGTCGAACCGATTATCCCCCAGGCGCTGGAGCGCATCATCGAAACCGAGCGCCCCGATTGCCTGCTGCCGACCTTGGGCGGACAGACGGCGCTCAACGCGGCCGTTTCGCTATTTGACGCTGGTATTCTCGATAAATACAACGTCGAGTTAATCGGCGCAAAGATGCCCGCCATTCGTAAGGCCGAAGATCGCGAAGAATTTAAAGAAGCGATGACCAAAATCGGCCTCGATTTGCCCAAAAGCGCGTTTGTCAGCAATATGCAGGAAGCGCTCGACGCGATTGACGAGATTGGTTTCCCGGTGATTATTCGCCCGTCGTTTACAATGGGCGGCTCTGGCGCGGGCACCGCCTATAACCGCGAAGAATATGAAGAGACGGTGCGCTGGGGGTTGGAGTGCAGCCCCGTTCACACCATTTTGGTGGAAGAATCGGCGCTGGGCTGGAAAGAATACGAACTCGAAGTGATGCGCGACTTGAAAGACAACGTCGTTATCATCTGTTCGATTGAAAATTTTGATCCGATGGGCGTCCATACCGGCGATAGCATCACGGTTGCGCCCGCGCAAACCCTAACCGACAAAGAATACCAACTGATGCGCGACGCCTCGATTGATATCATTCGCGAAATCGGCGTCGAAACTGGCGGCTCGAATATTCAGTTCGCCGTCAACCCTGACGATGGGCGTATGGTGGTGATCGAGATGAATCCGCGGGTTTCGCGCAGTTCGGCGCTTGCGTCGAAGGCGACCGGGTTCCCCATCGCGAAAATCGCCGCCAAGTTGGCGGTTGGTTTCACTCTTGATGAAATTCCGAATGACATTACCCGTGAAACCCCGGCGTCATTCGAGCCGACGATTGATTATGTTGTGACCAAGATTCCCCGCTGGGCGTTCGAGAAGCTGCCCGGCGCCAACCCGACGTTAGGGACGCAGATGAAGTCCGTCGGCGAGGCGATGTCGATAGGGCGTACGTTTAAGGAATCGCTGCAAAAAGGGTTGCGTTCGCTTGAGATCGACCGCTATGGCTTGGGCGCCGATGGCAAAGATAAATTCATTTTCCATGACTCGGGCCACCCGCGCTATCGCAAAAAAAGTGATGCTGCCATGCGGCGCGAAATCGAAGAAAAACTGACTGTGCCCAATCCTGACCGCATGTTTTATCTGCGTTATGCGTTTCAGGCGGGGTATTCAATTGACGATATTTTTGAATTGACCAAGATTGACCGCTGGTTCCTGGCGAACCTGGAAGAAATCATCGCTATGGAAGACGAGCTGCGGTCGATGAAAGACGAAGTGCAAGCGTTTCTTTAG
- the carB gene encoding carbamoyl-phosphate synthase large subunit, which translates to MNEAQLKIKLHDAKAMGFSDRQLAYIWGVDELKIRALRKKLGVEPVFKTVDTCAAEFEAYTPYHYSTYEQETEVRPCEREKIMILGGGPNRIGQGIEFDFCCVHAVYALSELGYETIMVNSNPETVSTDYDTADRLYFEPLTFEDVMSIIDVEKPKGVIVQFGGQTPLKLAVALEEAGVPILGTSPDSIDLAEDRKRFGALIEELGIHQPPNGTATSVEGAVEIANRLTYPVLVRPSYVLGGRAMEIVYDEESLAHYMEKAVDASPERPILVDKFLEDAIEVDVDAIADGETVYIGGIMEHIEFAGVHSGDSACVIPPRTLLPETIDAIIEQTKRLAFALKVKGLMNIQFAVSKGGETEKVYILEVNPRASRTVPFVSKAKGVPLAKIAAQVMSGKPLKDFNLPERLEIAHVAVKEAVLPFVKFPGVDTILGPEMRSTGEVMGIDTDFGRAYAKAQAGAGMFLPGPNPPKEHSQIIISVNDHDKPVFLPVAKRLVELGFDLYATGGTFTFLEENSVDCQKVYKVKESRPNIVDLMKNGRVSLVINTPLDRESAYDELALRRCAVEQNIPYATTTAGAQAALDGIEADLTNNLQVKALQDYHAQI; encoded by the coding sequence ATGAACGAAGCGCAACTAAAAATCAAATTACACGACGCCAAGGCGATGGGGTTCTCCGATCGCCAACTCGCATATATCTGGGGCGTGGATGAACTAAAAATCCGCGCACTACGTAAAAAATTGGGCGTCGAGCCGGTCTTTAAGACGGTGGACACTTGCGCTGCGGAATTTGAAGCCTACACCCCCTATCACTATTCCACCTACGAACAAGAGACCGAAGTGCGTCCCTGCGAGCGCGAGAAGATTATGATTCTCGGCGGCGGCCCCAACCGCATCGGGCAAGGGATTGAGTTTGATTTCTGCTGCGTCCATGCGGTCTATGCGCTGTCAGAATTGGGTTACGAAACCATCATGGTTAATTCAAACCCCGAAACGGTTTCGACTGACTACGACACCGCCGACCGCCTCTATTTTGAGCCGCTGACCTTCGAAGACGTGATGAGCATCATCGACGTCGAAAAACCGAAGGGCGTTATCGTGCAGTTCGGCGGACAGACGCCGCTCAAGTTGGCCGTCGCGCTTGAAGAAGCGGGCGTTCCGATTTTGGGAACCTCGCCGGATAGCATCGACCTGGCCGAAGACCGCAAGCGCTTTGGCGCTTTGATTGAAGAACTGGGCATCCACCAGCCGCCCAACGGCACCGCGACCAGCGTCGAAGGCGCTGTTGAAATCGCCAATCGTTTGACCTATCCCGTGTTGGTACGGCCTTCATACGTTCTCGGCGGTCGCGCCATGGAAATTGTCTACGACGAAGAAAGCCTGGCCCATTACATGGAGAAGGCGGTTGACGCCTCGCCGGAGCGCCCCATTCTGGTTGATAAATTTTTAGAAGACGCCATCGAAGTTGACGTTGACGCCATTGCTGACGGCGAGACGGTCTATATCGGCGGCATCATGGAGCATATTGAGTTCGCCGGGGTGCACTCAGGCGACAGCGCCTGCGTAATCCCGCCGCGTACCCTGCTTCCCGAAACGATTGACGCCATTATCGAGCAGACCAAACGGTTGGCGTTCGCGCTCAAAGTCAAAGGTTTGATGAACATTCAGTTCGCTGTTTCTAAAGGCGGCGAGACCGAGAAAGTTTATATTCTCGAAGTGAACCCGCGCGCTTCGCGTACGGTTCCGTTTGTTAGCAAGGCGAAGGGCGTCCCGCTGGCGAAAATTGCTGCGCAGGTCATGTCCGGCAAGCCGCTGAAAGATTTTAATCTACCCGAACGTCTTGAGATTGCGCATGTCGCGGTCAAAGAGGCCGTGCTTCCGTTCGTGAAGTTCCCTGGCGTTGATACCATTCTCGGCCCTGAAATGCGCTCGACCGGGGAAGTCATGGGCATTGATACCGACTTTGGTCGGGCGTACGCCAAGGCGCAGGCGGGCGCAGGCATGTTCTTGCCGGGGCCGAATCCACCCAAAGAACATTCACAAATCATCATTAGCGTAAACGACCACGATAAGCCGGTCTTTCTGCCTGTTGCAAAGCGTTTGGTCGAACTTGGATTTGATCTTTACGCCACTGGCGGTACGTTTACGTTTCTTGAAGAAAATTCTGTCGATTGCCAGAAGGTATACAAGGTCAAAGAAAGCCGCCCCAATATCGTTGATTTGATGAAAAATGGGCGTGTTTCTCTGGTGATTAATACACCGTTAGACCGCGAATCGGCTTATGATGAACTTGCGCTGCGCCGATGCGCAGTTGAACAGAACATCCCTTATGCGACGACCACTGCGGGCGCTCAAGCGGCGCTCGACGGCATCGAAGCTGATTTGACCAATAATCTACAGGTCAAGGCGCTACAAGACTATCACGCGCAAATTTAG
- the proC gene encoding pyrroline-5-carboxylate reductase, whose protein sequence is MSEFPKRLAFIGGGNMAEAILAGLIHTQALHPNEIIVSEPRPERRQELTEVYKIEAVESNQDAIQQAQTLVLAIKPFKLDEAKEDLRAALTREHLVISILAGASREKLGQALGDKKRMVRVMPNLPALVGHGVSAITFPDEMGDDEREWVRTILRSVGAIVEVEEPMQDAVTAVSGSGPGYVFYLVHHFIEAAKAEGLDADTARQLAIHTFVGAAEVLKQGGDSPETLVKKVATPGGTTEAGLSVLDKNQTPKILIDVVHHAAERSRELNQG, encoded by the coding sequence ATGTCTGAGTTCCCGAAACGGTTGGCTTTTATCGGCGGCGGCAATATGGCCGAAGCCATTCTCGCGGGGCTGATCCATACTCAAGCGCTGCATCCGAATGAGATTATTGTTTCTGAACCCCGCCCCGAACGCCGCCAGGAACTTACCGAAGTTTATAAAATCGAAGCCGTTGAATCAAACCAAGACGCGATCCAACAAGCGCAAACGCTGGTGTTGGCGATTAAGCCGTTTAAATTAGATGAAGCCAAAGAAGACCTCCGCGCAGCGTTAACCCGTGAGCATCTAGTGATTTCGATCCTGGCGGGCGCGTCGCGCGAAAAACTCGGTCAGGCGCTGGGCGATAAAAAGCGCATGGTTCGTGTTATGCCAAACCTGCCCGCATTGGTGGGGCATGGCGTCAGCGCGATTACTTTTCCTGATGAAATGGGTGACGACGAGCGCGAGTGGGTGCGGACGATACTGCGCTCCGTCGGCGCGATTGTTGAAGTCGAGGAGCCGATGCAGGACGCGGTGACGGCGGTCTCGGGCAGCGGGCCGGGATACGTCTTCTATTTAGTGCATCATTTTATCGAAGCGGCAAAGGCCGAAGGGCTTGACGCAGACACCGCCCGCCAACTTGCGATACATACGTTTGTGGGCGCGGCCGAAGTATTAAAGCAGGGCGGCGATTCGCCTGAGACGCTGGTCAAAAAAGTGGCGACGCCGGGCGGTACCACCGAGGCGGGGTTGTCGGTTTTAGACAAAAATCAAACTCCAAAAATTTTAATAGATGTTGTTCATCACGCCGCTGAGCGCTCCCGCGAATTGAACCAGGGATAA